The Vigna unguiculata cultivar IT97K-499-35 chromosome 1, ASM411807v1, whole genome shotgun sequence nucleotide sequence GAAAATTGTCTAATGTGCCTACAATAAATAATATcctcattaattaatttgatgtaACTTAGGCTCTATCCAAATAAGAATATCCATAATCTTGAATTTGTCTTTTGTGATATATTGAAGTTTGCATGAAGAATGATCTTTATCTTGTACCATTTCCAACTACTTCCCACGTGTTCGTGATTAATTTTCATGATTGTAACAAATAGCCACAACCAAACCTTAAGAGCTACCAATACAATGCAATGTTGGTGTGTTCACCATACTCcgcttattttaatatatttgattcttCAATCACCTTTTTGGTCACTACATGcaaaattatatgtataaatCAAGTAGCCTCCTTAGtctaagttttgttttttattattcatagcACGAAGATATTAACATAAGAAGATTACAAATAACCACCGAATAATGTCATTAAAATCACCGAAAAATGTCATTAAAAACACCGAAAAATGGAGTTTTTCTCATGGTCAACGTTGAACCGAGATGAATGTGTGCATGAGTTGGATACAAATCAcgtaaattcataattaatttcaatctGACTTGACGTGATCAAAATCAACATTTGATACTCCAATTCATTTATCTGTTAAAGTTAGATTTTTGGAGTACGTCATCAAGCTTATTAACACATGCaaatctttatttcaattttatcattatcagttcaccatatttatttaaatgatatattattttacaatttatgtATATTTAGTATTgagttaagtatattttttattcatgaattttaatcgaaaattagaatttgtctttgtttgaaactttaaaatattttggtccctaaactttaaaaatgagtaaatatagttattttaactcaattacgttaattttatttttacgtGTCGAACGCGTTTCATGTTAGTATTAGagttgtttataccgtttgacacattcccAATTCAATATCTACTGAAAGACGCATTCaacatctaaaaaaaaattaacgtaattgaattaaaatgattatattcatttattttcaaagtttAAGGATCAAAATGTATCGAAGTTTCTGACAaccgaatttcaattttgatcaaagttcaagaactaaaaGCATAATTaactctttaatatttttatgtcttGTTACATATAAAGAAGCAGGTTTGCAATTAAATTTGTAGTCACTAAGATGAATTTTTCTTTAGTAATTTGTAGTTATTATTTAGTGTCCAAAACAGAGCTAAAAGAGAGACactgactttttttttttatttatataaattattaacaaccACATTTAGGACAGCATTATCTGttgttaaagatatttttaaatattttattttaattacgaggtagcaattaatttttttaccaataTTTATCCGTTAATTTCATCCCTCTCCTAAGGTATTTCTTTGAGAAACTACTGTTTGCTTCCAAGAGGAATCAGTTTGAGATATTCAGGTGAAAAATCAAGCAAACGCTAAAATgtcaaaaactttaaaatacaCAAAATGGTATGAAAAGAATAATTCAATGGATTATTTGTCGTTTATGGCGAAAAGTCTCTCCCACCCTATGAACAGGAACCCAATATAACCCACATTTTTCAAAATGATCTGTTATTATAAGTTATGAAATTCAGTAACCTAATTGGTAGCCTAAATACGACCTTATTTAAAGGGTCTGTCTACATGTTACAAAGAAGTCAAGAATTAGTATTAGTTTTTTCCTATTATTTAGTGTTGAGGATTCGTGAGTGAATATTTGATTAAGACATAatataaatcaattaatattaaaaggctAAAAGAATCAtagaattaagaaaataatagaaaaaccaTGAATGGCaaattttttatcatacaaatttaattgttactcttaatgaaaaaaaaaatagaaagatacAATGTGTATGAGAAcctagaaaatattattttaagaatgatagtattttaaaataataaaataatattattttagtaatataatgtgtgattataaatttcataaaggGATCTCATTActcaaaaacattttatttctcCAAAATccttttttcttagtttttatcTCTCTAAATTATCTAACCATGTGATCATCTTTTTGAAGATCAGAGACTGTATATGGGATCCTCGTGGTGAGATCTTTAAGTTCATCCCATTAATTTCTCAAATTGAGTAAGTTGATTTTCAGCTCATCCTTTGGATAATTTTGATCATCTTTGCATGTGTTTCTCTTTGAGATCGCAAGTGACTTTGTTAACTTCTATACAATTCTTTGTTGATCAAGGATTATGAGGATATGATCTGATCATTATATggtgtttctatgtgtagatagaatATCATGTGGCTTAGGAAAGGATGTGGAGTTCTTAGAGCCAGTCAAACTTTTAACCATGTAACAAAAGCTAGTGATTTTAGTGTGAGTGAGTTTGATGTGGCCGGTTGTGGTTGCTTTTGATCTCAATGAGAAAATTGTGTTGCTAAGGTAGATTTGTAGGTATGTATGCTGATGGTAGGTGAAATTGTGTTTGATTATTTGAATCTGTTACTTGTTTGATTTGTGGTAATTAGGAGAACTTGGAATATGAGTCATAGGTCACATTGGTACCAATTACTATGTTATAAAAACTGTTAAGGATCAATCctaaaataagattaccaattTGAACAATGAAAACAAATCCATATCACctaaaaactagaaaaaagGCAAATTGTTGTTTCTGATATAGCGTTAGATGCCGTCACAATGCCGACAGGCGCCAGGCCATGGCTTGGTATCTCTGGATGCCACTTTTGGACCGTCGAGTGCCAGAAGTCAGTGAATTCCAGGGACTAGGTGTTGGGTGCCACCATGTTTTTATTACCTGTGTTCTTttggtaaaatgaagattcccACTTCGTTAATTATCAaatcgagctgaaattttgacaattgCTCCTAGACATGTGAATCTTCACTTTCATGGGTGGGATCTTTATTTTGAAGTCCGTGGTTAGAGAAATGATTTTCACCGTTTGGATGTACTTTATGTTATTTGCCTTGTTTTGTCTGCTTATCTTATTTGACTGTTTTAAGGTGTTTTGTCGTTGATGTGAAGTATGTTTATGGATCTCATTATGATCTATTGAATATAATATGTTGTGGTGAGCATATGTGATGAAGTTTgaaggatttcaagggaaattcttagtgttgttatttttagtGTATGCCTTGATATAAGGAAGTCTGGAAGGAGGTATcttgaactctaataatcacATAGAGTAAAATgaattatgtggtgagagtaacaTGAGATTCTCATCTATGGACTTGTTCTCTAGTCATAGGctaggattaaccttgtgtggttgggtgatgaCCCATTGTGTCTTAGTACTTTGTAGAGACTAGAAATCATCACAGGTGCATACCTTTAATGACACCTATATTTATGGcatgtatccagataattgagtttagtgtcaaCTGCTATTTAtgcttaattatttttgtatgggTTACATTGTTATGGTAATCTGATTTATGTTTACAAgtataacttttcttttatgcTATCTTACCATTTTGTTTCTTGTGTTGTTGGGTTTTCTCTTGATTTCTTTGCAATGATCTCTTAAATTGTGTGAGCGGAGGATAATACATGTGCGGATGCTCCTTTAGCTAGACAATAGTGAGGTTGCGGTATAGATAATGCTTCTATGATGAAGTTTAGGCATAAATccttttgttatatatatatatatatatatatatatatatatatatatatatatatatatatatatatatatatatatgactatctattttgttttatcataATGTTGTGACATATCATTATAAACCAAGATGATAGTTGGATAAACTTTGTGTTATGAAATAATTGATGACttagtgtcaacacccaattttgtccggattataatatatatattttatttatctatttatttatttattatttttcgttattattacttttacttatttacttatttattattatttgcttttttatcttgttttactttgattttattatgtccttttatcttattttatttttatttatttattttatttttatttatttttttttctttttctttgttttcaattttcttcatatttgtttattttatttcattttattactatttatttttatttattattattattatgttattttatttttattttatgtaaaaaaaaaacggattaaaaaagagtgaaaagaaaaaaaaagaaaaaaaagaaagaaagataaaaaaaaagaagaaaaagtgcAATGAAAAAAAGTAGAATGGagatttgaaaagaaaagcaaagaaaaagGACGCAGAGCATTCAATTTCTCTGCACACAGGCTGCCTAACTTTTTCCTTATTTGGCACCCTGGAACACACACTCGCTTAGCTGCAGCTACCTATccaacaaaagaagaaaatgcaTCAGCGAGGGAGGCTGGTGACTGACTGGCTGCATCTACATGGATTGATTGAAGGGAGAAGTGACTCTGCAGATTGGGCAAAGGGGGAAGCAACCGTCACTTCCCACCTTTCTACGTCTCTGGACCTAAACAAACAAGGGGTTCTCAGCACtcaggaaaagagaaaaaagaagaaaggtggaagagaaaaaaaatttcaaatacaattCACATACAATTCATATCTAATTGATATTCAGAGcacaaaaagagagaaaaaagggggagaaaggagatttttgaaaaaagataGTTCCTGCAGAGAAACCGGTAGTGGAGCagcgaaaaaaaaaagagttgggAGAGATCCCAGAGGTTTGGGGAGAACAAAACAAAAGCTGCGATCAAAGGGGAAATGGGCATCACAAGAGAAAGGGGCATCAAGAGGTAAGTATCGCTGCCGTGAATATGAACTAGAATGTATGTGGCTTGTTGTGGCTTGTTAAATATGCGAATATGGTGTTCTGTTGTGCTGTGTTCTTCTGCTTGTTGATTCATGTGCATGTGTGTGTAAAAAGCCGTTGTGATATCCATTTACAATGTGTCTGTGtcatctaaataaaaaaaaacaaacaaagaaaCAGAATCCAACCATAGCAACTAACATCAATATCACGTAATGCACTCTATCCTCCTTCACCTTCACCATTCTATTCTCCTCCGCGATTCCCTCCACGGTGGCGGCGAGGTGGTGCGACGCGAAAATGACCGCGACAGGCTGGCAGCAGAACGCGCAAAGCTACGACCGGGAAGAAATCCTCGCGCAGAAGGGGGAATTGGCACCGCGGGCGACACGCTTCGGTCGCGGCAGCAGCGACGTTCACGGTAGAAGTTTCAAGCGCTGCGTCGGCGTTGGTCTCTCAGAGTTACGTTCCGATGCGTAAGTGAAAACAAGGTGGTTGAGCCACCGAGAGGGAGGACGACGCCCTCGGCGTTGATTAGCGTCGCCGGCAACCAGTCGTGGGGTGGCGTGGTGAAGCAGAGGTGAGGGCGGTGTGTTGGTAGGCAGTGAGCCGTGCAAGGGTCGAGAGAGATAGAGAGGGGCGAGGCTCTTGTTTTTTCGAACAACTAGGGTTTAGGTTAAGTTCACCGTACACATCTCATGTTGGGCTGATTAGCCCACTTCCTTTCTTACAccgtttttttaatattctcacCCTCCCGCTCTTATGTATTAGAGTTGGATCTGTTTTCTCCTCGcaccttttttttaatctctgcACCTCCTTTAGTTTGTGTTTTGCTGCTGTATTTTGTTTTCTCTACGCACCCCTGTTATTTGCTAGCATCACACCCCTTTTTTTTGGACTGGTTTGCTACCTGCTGCACCCCATGTTCACTAACTCCACTACCCATTAGTGTTCTattgtctttttttattttacttgttgCACCCCCATTTTTATTGTATACACATGATTTACTTCATGTACCTCCATTAATTATTCATGTACCCCCatattttgttttccacttccattttttttcttttcttttttctctctttttatttatttttttatttttatttcgcttattttcatcttttgttttttttattattttttattattattcctagaaaatcaaatatttgaaaattatcaaaaaaaaaaaaattgcaaaaaaaaaactagaaaaatctgaaaaaatgtgttctcttttactttattgtgtctgtccggtcgctcgcaccgtgtgacacttattttctaaataaataccaaaataattttctttctctgctttagtgtctgtccgaccgccCGTGTCGTGTGACACACATTTTCAAATAATctcaaaaaacacaaaaaaaatacaaaatatcaacattttccaAATCGTTTTtctaaagaactacgtaaccctgatttctcattttgaatgagaatacgtaggaccaaggtcaatccttgtcgggcccaaaaaataaaagaaaatattttgtttcttttagcatttttgtcttattatttttggggaaaattaatattttgaaaatcacgtcaactttgcatttttaattaaaggtatcgcctttgggcgggcgctgtagggtgctaacaccttccctacgcgtaaacGACTCCCaaatccaaaatctggtttttcgcagacttgtcttatctttatggttttccagaataactatggtggcgactcacaaatctctttttaaatccgttttcttttttggttcgtcgtccagTCGCGATTCTGGTTGCGACACTTAGCCAAACAAAGAAGGCGTGAAttgattttgaaactttttcacacaaaaaatctttctttaagttatttttaaaacactttcaatttaaaaaccagaATGAGATTAAATTTGTTAATCAAGATTACAAGATTAGAGAGCTACGCGATTAAAGAAGATAAAGCAAGATAAAGACGAACAACATATTATATTGATTTAGATCAATTGATCTCACATTCAGTCTTAATTATTCAATGTGAGAATAAATAGTTTCACTAACAAAAACAAGTTTGTACAGAGGAACATACAATTACGAACTCAACTACAACAATCATCTCTTTAACATCTTCAATAGGATATCAACCTTAATCCACTCTTGATCCACTAGTGCAGGGAAGGCAAACGACAGCGGTTATTTTAcacttttggcttcgggttcgCACCCGAGGTATATACTGCCGAGGTAAAAAGACTCTCATTTATGCCTCAGTTATTAAGCCGATGCAGAAAAAGTAGTTACTGCCTTGGTTTCCTCCAACTGAGGCCTAATTGTGtatcagaaataaaaaaaatattgtttacgGTGTCGGAACAACCTCCTCGACGGTGCAATGGCGGTGCATCGGCGGTGCAGGTGGAATGAAGGGCTGCGTGCAATAGAACCTTCGTGATGGTTGCTTGGAGAAGACGAAGAAGGAGCGGCGCCGGAACAATCTCGTCGACGGTGAAGTGGCGGCACAACGGTGCAACGACGGCGTTGGCGGAACGTCGCAGCAGTGGCGCTGGCGGAACAACGCAGCAACGACGTTGGTGGAATGACGCATCAGCGACGTAGTGGAGTTGCTCGAAAATGAAGAAGATGCAGCGACGGCCACAGAACCACCTCCTCCACGGTGCAGCGGCGATGCAACGGTGGTGAAGCCGGAACGAAGGCTGGGGTgtagtggaagaagaagaaaagatttggATGTTGTGTGGGGATGctcggagaagaagaaaatcgaGATGGTTTGCGCGGCTGCGAAaggatttagggtttttttaaccctacgaagccatactgcctcggttaattcgaaaccgaggcatattatcttactatatgcctcggttggtaATAGATCTGAAGCAAAAAGATCCctactgcctcggttataaaAGAACCAAGGCATATTTTAtcagtgaattaaaaaaaaatatagccaAGTAACTGCATCAGGTGAAAAAAACCTGAAGCAAAAAAgctattaggcctcggttctatGGTAATTGAGGCATAAAAGcagttaaaaattttcaaattttgtggaCAACGCGAattcgtaattttttttaagctaTATGCCTATGTTAGTataacaaccgaggcataaaaggtgcctttaattacaaaaatgccatcgCGTGTTTATATGCAGCGGGTGCGCAAGAATCGAGGCATATACTGCGAtgtaaaaactttaaaatggaCTAGTGATCCCATAAGAGGATATATTTCTTGTCAACTCTTGATCaataactttaaaacaataCTAAAACACttgagaaaaaacaaataaaaaagagttCACCAAAGATTCAACATAGTAGAAGCAATCACAAGGATTTTGATCACAACACAGCCTTTGATCATGAAATCTTGAAAGCACTCTTGAAAGTATGAAAACAACTTAAAAAGTttctgtcgcaaccgaaattGTGACGGGACAGcgaaccaaaaattaaatttgtaaaaaaatagagtttgaagtcgccaccatagtttattttggaaaactaaggaaaaaccaaaaaaagataaaacaaggtctgcgaaaaattagattttgagtccgggagtcggttatgcgtggggaaggtgttagcaccccgCAACGTTCGTCCTATAAtagtacctttaattaaacatgcaaaaaGGATGatgtggtttttcaaaatatttatttttcccaaaaataataataaatgaatttacaaaagaaacaaaaatcttttttttttggttttttgggcCCAAAGAGGATTAGTCCtcactcctacgtatctccatgtgaattGAGAATCatggttacgtagttctttatggaaaactatttggaaaactatttgaaaaatgatttgaattttttgatatttttgaaaacctttttatttaaatttttcgtattttggattattttaaaattggtgtcaccCAATGCGAGTGGCCAGACAAacacttgaaataaattctttttttttcttttattttttcatttttttaatcatttataaatttttaatatctttttaaagttatttaaaagtggATGTGGATGTCATTGCTACGTGAGCAACAAGATAAATATGAAAGGTAAACAAAGaaagctatttttttatttttagatcatctatatatattttgtagaaaaaaaaaagttaaattgaatGTCATGCAACGCGAGCGGCCGGGCAGACActaaagaaaagtgaaaaatatttttttatgattaaaaaaaatgaaaatgggaaa carries:
- the LOC114180031 gene encoding uncharacterized protein LOC114180031: MHQRGRLVTDWLHLHGLIEGRSDSADWAKGEATVTSHLSTSLDLNKQGVLSTQEKRKKKKGGREKKFQIQFTYNSYLIDIQSTKREKKGGERRFLKKDSSCRETGSGAAKKKRVGRDPRGLGRTKQKLRSKGKWASQEKGASRGKKMQAYESKLSSSQSKDISSNDSLAYVFEVKNIVDILRV